From Kitasatospora sp. MAP12-44:
GGCCGGCCGGATCGACCAGCGCCGCTTCGGCGGCCACACCCGCAACCACGGCGAGGCGGCCGTCCGCCGCTCCTGCTACGCGGCCGACCGCACCGGTCACATGATCCTGCAGACGCTGTTCCAGAACTGCGTCAAGCACGGCGTGGAGTTCTTCAACGAGTTCTACGTGCTCGACCTGCTGATCAACGACGGCAAGACCGCCGGCGTGGTCGCGTACGAGCTGGCCACCGGTGAGATCCACGTCTTCCAGGCCAAGTCGGTGGTCTTCGCCTCCGGCGGCACCGGCAAGTTCTTCAAGGTGACCTCCAACGCCCACACCCTCACCGGTGACGGCCAGGCGCTGGTCTACCGCCGCGGCCTGCCGCTGGAGGACATGGAGTTCTTCCAGTTCCACCCGACGGGCATCTGGCGGATGGGCATCCTGCTCACCGAGGGCGCTCGCGGCGAGGGCGGCATCCTGCGCAACAAGGACGGCGAGCGCTTCATGGAGCGCTACGCCCCGGTCATGAAGGACCTCGCGTCCCGTGACGTCTGCTCGCGCGCGATCTACACCGAGATCCGTGAGGGTCGCGGCTGCGGTCCCGAGGGCGACCACGTCTACCTGGACCTGACGCACCTTCCGCCGGAGCAGCTGGACGCCAAGCTCCCGGACATCACCGAGTTCGCCCGCACCTACCTCGGCATCGAGCCCTACACGGACCCGATCCCGATCCAGCCCACCGCGCACTACGCGATGGGCGGCATCCCGACCAACGTCGAGGGTGAGGTGCTGCGCAACAACACCGACGTCGTCCCGGGCCTGTACGCGGCCGGCGAGGTCGCCTGCGTGTCGGTGCACGGCGCCAACCGCCTGGGCACCAACTCGCTGCTGGACATCAACGTGTTCGGCAAGCGGGCCGGTATCGCGGCTGCCGACTACTCCTCGACGGTGGACTTCACGCCGCTCCCGGAGAACCCGGCCGAGAAGGTGCAGGCGCTGGTCGACGGCCTGCGCGACTCCACCGGTACCGAGTCCGTCGCGCAGATCCGCAAGGAGCTGCAGGAGACCATGGACGTCAACGCCATGGTCTACCGCACCGGCGCGACCCTGAAGCAGGCGTCCGAGGACATCGCGGCGCTGCGCGAGCGGTACAAGCACGTGGCCATCATGGACAAGGGCTTCCGCTACAACACGGACCTCCTGGAGGCCGTCGAGCTGGGCAACCTGCTCGACCTGGCCGAGGTGCTGGTCGTCTCGGCGCTGGCCCGCGAGGAGTCGCGCGGCGGTCACTTCCGCGAGGACTTCCCGACCCGTGACGACGTGAAGTTCATGCAGCACACCATGGCGTACCAGGAGGTCGCCGAGGACGGCACCACCTCCATCCGCCTTGACTACAAGCCGGTCGTCACGACCCGCTACCAGCCGATGGAGCGTAAGTACTGATGAGCGCCCCCACGATCGACGCACCGCACTCGGCGGCGCTGGACGCGGCCGAGGCCGGCGGCGTGCAGATGATCACCTTCACCCTCCGCATCCGCCGGTTCAACCCGGAGGAGCACCCGGAGCCGGTGTGGGTGGACTACCAGCTCACCATGGACCCCAAGGAGCGCGTCCTGGACGCCCTCAACAAGGTCAAGTGGGAGCAGGACGGCACCCTGACGTACCGGCGCTCCTGCGCGCACGGGATCTGCGGCTCTGACGCGATGCGGATCAACGGCCGCAACCGGCTGGCCTGCAAGACCCTGCTGAAGGACGTCAACCCCGAGCAGCCGATCACGATCGAGGCCATCAAGGGCCTCACGGTCCTCAAGGACCTGGTCGTGGACATGGACCCGTTCTTCCAGGCGTACAAGGACGTCATGCCGTTCCTGATCACCAAGGGGAACGAGCCGACCCGCGAGCGCCTGCAGTCCGCCGAGGACCGCGAGCGCTTCGACGACACCACCAAGTGCATCCTGTGCGCCGCGTGCACGTCGTCCTGCCCGGTCTTCTGGAACGACGGCCAGTACTTCGGGCCCGGCCGCCATCGTCAACGCGCACCGCTTCATCTTCGACTCGCGTGACGAGGGTGCCGAGCAGCGCCTGGAGATCCTGAACGACCGTGAGGGCGTGTGGCGCTGCCGCACCACCTTCAACTGCTCGGAGGCCTGCCCGCGTGGCATCGAGGTCACCAAGGCGATCCAGGAAGTCAAGCGCGCCCTGGTGACGCGCCGCTTCTGACGCTTCGCCCGCAGATACGACCGAGGCCCTGTCCGCATCACTGCGGACAGGGCCTCGGTCGTTGCCGGTTACTGCAGGGCGCCGAGGTCCTTGGGGACCGCATAGCCCGTGAAGGTGATCAGGTGACGGGTGGGGGTGACGGCCCAGAGGTCGGGGGTGCCGTCGCCGTCGATGTCACCCGAGCTGCCGAGGGTGGGGTAGTCGGCGGTGCTGAAGCCGCTCGCGACGACGCCGCTGGTCGGGTCGGCCAGGGCGGAGAAGTCGACCGTACCGTCGGCCTTCTTCGGCAGCGGGTACGCGTGCAGCTGGCCGGTGGCCCGGTCGCGGGCCCAGAGCGCCAGGTTGCCCTTGGCGTCGGCGCCGGGGGCGATCAGGTCGTAGCCGGTCCAGTTGCCGGCGGTGGTGAGCTGCTTGGCGTCCCTGAAGCGGCCGACGGAGCTCATGTTCTCGAACAGCCACAGGTTGCCGTTCTCGACGCTGAGCAGCGTGGGAGCGTTCGGGGTGGCGGAGTTCACCGATCCCAGCGCCACGATCTGGTCGGCGCTCGACCAGTCGGTGCTGAAGCCGGTCGGGCAGCCGAGCGTCGCGCCGGTGACGTCGAGGCAGGCGGTCGGCCGGGAGAGCAGCGTGGCGTTCTGCGGTCCGAGCTGCAGCGAGCCGTGGTTCTGGTAGACGTAGACGTTTGCCTTGCCCGACGCGCCGCTCATGGACCGTGCGAACACCGTGTCAGCCGGTGCGTCGTTGGGCGTCCAGCCGCGGTGGCTGATCTCGACCCCGGCCCACGTGCCGCCACCGCCGGGAGCGCTGGCCGCCAGGGCCGTCTCGCTCGGCGCGGTGCTGCCCGAGGTGGTGCTGATGACGTCCAGGTTGCCCGCGGAGTCCGGCAGCAGGATGTCCGGCACACCGTCGTTGTCGACGTCACCCGGTGCCTGCGGCGGGTTGGGGTTGGACGGGGCGTTGAAGGAGTAGACGGTCGGCTGCGAGACGTTGCCCGCGTTGTCGATCGCCTGGACGGCCAGGGTGTTGGTGCCCCAGGCGGTCGGCTTCAGCTTCAGGCTCGCACTGCCGTCGGCGGCCGCCGGCACCGTGCCGGCGGCGCTACAGCCCGTGAAGACGGGCAGCGTGGCCGGGGCGAGGGCGTACTGGTAGCACGCGACGCCGGAGGCGGTGCCGCCCGCCGGCGCCGGGTCGGTGCCCGCGAGGGTGAAGGTGCCGCTCTGGCCGGCGAACAGGCCGGAGCCGGTGGCCGGGAAGTCGGTGGAGGAGACGGAGACCGTGGGTGGCGTCAGGTCGACCCGGAAGTGGCAGGCCACCGTCCGAGCGGAGTCACCGTGGTCGCTGGTCCTGGCACGCCAGGTGTAGGTGTGACCGTCCACCAGCCCGCTGAGCTGCACGTGGGCGCTGCCGTCCGGCTGCACCGGGCTCGCGCCCCGGAAGGTCTTGACGGCCGGCTTGGCGGTGGTGTCACGGACGTCGAAGTGCACCTTGGCGGTCGCACTGTCGTCGTTCTGGACGGTGACGTTCAGCATGGGCGAGGCGGTGTTGATCCAGCCGGGCGCGGTGCTGCGGTCGCAGGCGTCGGTGTGGCTGCCGTTCGCGGCGAAGCCGGGGCTCGGCAGCGCGCTGGGGTTGCTGATCACCAGCTTGAGGTCCGCCGCCGAGGCGGTCGGCATGCCGGCGGCGGTCACCATGAAGGTGGCCGCACCCACGCCGGCGAGCAGTCGGCCGAGCCGCGGGCGGCGGCCCCGAAGGTCTGTCATGAGTGGTTCCCCCACAGTGGAAATGTGTTCGATCAAGTCGAACCGGAGGAACTCTCGCAGGCCAAACCGGACGCGTCAAAGGTTTTCCGGGGCGGCACGGCGCAGCCCGCGCAGGCCGCCGAGACCGCGCAGCCCGACCAGGCCGACGATGACGCCGAGGACGAACGAGGTGACGGCCAGCGTCAGATGGATCCAGAAGAAGGCGGTCGGGCGGGAGTGGTCGTGGTTGACGAAGGCCTGGCCGGCGGAGTCCGCCCAGAGGTTCTTCACGAAGGTGGTCCAGATGATCATGGACCAGACGCCGAAGGCGGCGAGGAACCAGGAGGTACGGCGGCTGAGCTTCATGAGGGTTCTCTGTTCCTAACGGGCGGGGCCGGCTGCCCTCCCAGTATGGGCAGGCGGCCGGGTGGAGCAGTCGGGCGGTCCCCGTTCGGGGGACGTCGGCGGCGAGCCGGGGGCGGGCGGCGCGCGGCTGGGTACGGTCGCCAGGTGCGTTCAGCTGATCACCTGATTTCCTCCGTTCCTGGTCGATGGGCCGCCGCCCTGGCCGCCGCCCTGGCCGCCGCCCTGGTGCTCTGTGCGGCTCCGGGCGCCGCCGCCGTGCCGAGGACCGAGCCGCCGCCCGCCGGACCCGCGGTGGGCGGGGAGCGGCTGGGCCTGCAGGGCGTCCAGGTCACCCCCACCGGCGGAACGCCGCGGCTGCCCACCGGGCTGACTGGGATGTCCTGGCTGGTCGCCGACGCCGGGACGGGCGACGTGCTGGCCGCCTACAACCCGCACCTGCGCCTGCCGCCCGCCAGCACCCTCAAGATGCTCTTCGCCGACACCGTGCTGCCCAAGTTCGACCGCTCCGCCGTGCACCGGGTGGCGCCGTCCGACCTCGCGGGGCTCGGCGCGGGGAGCAGCCTGGTCGGCGTCAAGGAGGACCTCGACTACAAGGTCGAGGACCTGTGGCGCGGGGTCTTCCTCAGCTCCGGCAACGACGCGGTGCACGTGCTCGCCAATATGAACGGCGGCATCGAGCAGACGGTCCGCCAGATGCAGGAGCGCGCCGCGGTGCTCGGCGCCGCGGACACCCACGTGGTGTCGCCGGACGGCTATGACGAGGACGGGCAGCTGACCTCGGCCTACGACCTGACGCTGTTCGCCCGCGACGGGCTGCGCAACGCCGACTTCCGCTCCTACTGCGCGACCCGGGACGCCCAGTTCCCCGGGGCGCCGGACAAGAACGGGCAGCGCGGCACCTTCGGCATCCAGAACACCGACCGGCTGCTCGGCAAGTACCCCGGGCTGCTCGGGGTCAAGAACGGCTACACCACCAACGCGGGCAGCACCTTCGTCGGAGCCGCCGAGCGCGACGGGCGGACGCTGCTGGTCGCGGTGATGCACCCGGCCACCTATATGAAGGTCTACGACGAGACGGCGGCGCTGCTGGACTGGGGCTTCGCGGCCGAGGACAAGGTCGCGCCGGTCGGGGTGCTGGTCTCGCCGAAGGAGGCGGCCAGCGTGCCCGCGACGGCAGCGCCGTCGTCGGCCACACCGTCGTCGGCCCCGCCCTCAGCGGCGCCGTCAGCCTCAGCCGCAGCGGCCGCGCCGCCGGCCAAGTCGAAGATCGTCGGCAAGCTCCCGCCGGCCGGGTCCCCGCGCCTGCTGGGGTCCGGGTACGGTCTCGGCGGCTGGCCGACCGTCGCGGCCACCGCGCTGGCCTGCGCGCTGGCCGCGGGCGGCTGGCTGGCGACCCGCCGGCGGCGCGCCCGCAGGCCCGCTGCCTTCGGCCGGGGCAGCGGCAGCGCGACCGCCCTCGGGACGGTCGGTCCGGGCCCGGCGGACCCGCCCGGCGCGACGGCGATCGGGCGACGCGATCATGGTTGACGGCCGTCCTTCACTCATCCGGGTGAGATTCCCCCCATCTCACCCGGATCCTGGGCGGCCCGGAAGGCGGCCTGGGCGC
This genomic window contains:
- the sdhA gene encoding succinate dehydrogenase flavoprotein subunit; translated protein: MQIHKYDTVIVGAGGAGMRAAIESTQRSRTAVLTKLYPTRSHTGAAQGGMCAALANVEEDNWEWHTFDTVKGGDYLVDQDAAEIMCKEAIDAVLDLEKMGLPFSRTEAGRIDQRRFGGHTRNHGEAAVRRSCYAADRTGHMILQTLFQNCVKHGVEFFNEFYVLDLLINDGKTAGVVAYELATGEIHVFQAKSVVFASGGTGKFFKVTSNAHTLTGDGQALVYRRGLPLEDMEFFQFHPTGIWRMGILLTEGARGEGGILRNKDGERFMERYAPVMKDLASRDVCSRAIYTEIREGRGCGPEGDHVYLDLTHLPPEQLDAKLPDITEFARTYLGIEPYTDPIPIQPTAHYAMGGIPTNVEGEVLRNNTDVVPGLYAAGEVACVSVHGANRLGTNSLLDINVFGKRAGIAAADYSSTVDFTPLPENPAEKVQALVDGLRDSTGTESVAQIRKELQETMDVNAMVYRTGATLKQASEDIAALRERYKHVAIMDKGFRYNTDLLEAVELGNLLDLAEVLVVSALAREESRGGHFREDFPTRDDVKFMQHTMAYQEVAEDGTTSIRLDYKPVVTTRYQPMERKY
- a CDS encoding D-alanyl-D-alanine carboxypeptidase gives rise to the protein MGGERLGLQGVQVTPTGGTPRLPTGLTGMSWLVADAGTGDVLAAYNPHLRLPPASTLKMLFADTVLPKFDRSAVHRVAPSDLAGLGAGSSLVGVKEDLDYKVEDLWRGVFLSSGNDAVHVLANMNGGIEQTVRQMQERAAVLGAADTHVVSPDGYDEDGQLTSAYDLTLFARDGLRNADFRSYCATRDAQFPGAPDKNGQRGTFGIQNTDRLLGKYPGLLGVKNGYTTNAGSTFVGAAERDGRTLLVAVMHPATYMKVYDETAALLDWGFAAEDKVAPVGVLVSPKEAASVPATAAPSSATPSSAPPSAAPSASAAAAAPPAKSKIVGKLPPAGSPRLLGSGYGLGGWPTVAATALACALAAGGWLATRRRRARRPAAFGRGSGSATALGTVGPGPADPPGATAIGRRDHG